The genomic interval CTTTTAACTTCTGCGGATTTTTAGATGCTAAATCGTAATACTGTGTATAATCTTCTTTTATGTTGTACAATTCCCAAACATCTTTTGTAGAATCCCATTCGGCTAAACCTTTTTGAGCGGGAATCCAAGGATATAAAGGTCCAAAAGTACAGGCATACCATCCGTCTTTGTAAACTCCACGACTTCCGTTATTATCAAAAAACTGAACTTTGGATACTTCTTTTGCTTTGGCATCATTAAAAGTATATTTAAAACTTACTCCATCCAGAGGCATTTGCTCAAAACCATTGACCACTTTTGGTGCTTTAATATTCAAAATATCATAAATAGTCGGCACAACATCGTTTATATGATGAAACTGGCTTCTAGGCGTACTGTCCGGTTTTATCATTTTCGGCCAGCGCACAACCATTGCGTTTTGTGTTCCTCCAAAATGAGAAGCTACTAATTTGGTATGTTTAAAAGGCGTATTTCCCGCCCAAGCCCAAGCTGCATGATAATTATTCTCTAAAAGAAGTCCACCAATCGCGTCAAGTCCGCCAAGTTTATCTAAAGCTTCTAATTGCTGTTGAATGGTATTCGAAACACCATTTTGAGCCAATAATTCGCTTATTGAACCATTTTGTCCTTCGGCACTAGAACCATTATCTCCCCAAATAAAAAATACGATTGTATTGTCTTTTTGTCCATTCGCTTCAAGCGCATCCAAAACGCGTCCAACTTCATGATCGGCATGTTCTACATATCCTGCAAATACTTCCATCATACGAATTTGAAACGCTCTTTCAGATTTTGGAATACTTTCCCAAGAAGCCATTGTTTTATCTCTCGCCGTCAGCATGGCACTTTTAGGAATCCAGCCTAATTCTTTCTGGCGTTTAAATACTTTTTCGCGATAAGCATCCCAGCCATCATCAAACTTTCCTTTGTATTTATCTGCCCATCCTTTAAAAATATGGTGTGGTGCGTGCCCAGCTCCTGGAGCAAAATACAACAGAAATGGCTTGTCTGCCGCATACGATTTGTGCTGATTCATCCATTCAATAGCGTGATCTGCCAAATCAGTTGTAAGATGGTATTTTTCGTCTTTTGGAGGTTCAACTGGAGTGAAATCATTTATTAATCTTGGTTCATATTGCGAAGTTTCTCTAGCGAGAAATCCGTAAAAATGCTGAAATCCGTAATTGACGGGCCAATAATCAAAAGGTCCGGCAACCGTCGTCTGGTTCGCTGGCGTATTGTGCCATTTTCCAAAAGCAGAAGTGCTGTAGCCATAATTCTTTAAAACCTCAGCAACCGTAGCAGCTTCTTTCGGAATAATTCCGGTATAACCGTCCCAATCTACAGCTCGTTCTGCAATAGTTCCGTTACCAACATGCGTATGGTTTCTGCCTGTTAATAAAGCGGCACGGCTTGGAGAACAAATTGAAGTGGTATGAAATTCATTATAAGCAATTCCTTCTTTAAAAACTTTGGTTAAAGTCGGCGTATTGACTCCGCCTCCAAAAGTTGATGGCGTTCCAAAACCTAAATCATCCATTAAAATAATAATGATATTTGGTGCGTCTTTTGGTAAATGATCTGGCTGTACTCTTCTTTTGTGTGTACTTTCGGCTAGTGTTTCGTTGGCAACACTGGCACTCGGAACAGGCGCAAAAGGCAAAACATCTTGTGCATGAATTTTAATGTTATTACCTAAAATCAAAACAAACATTAAAAATATAATGAAGCTATTTTTTTTGAAAGAACAGTTAAATATTAAATTAATGCTTTGCTGTAAATTATAATATTCTTTCATGATTTTGGGATCTTAAGGGTTTTGATACAATTTTCTAAACTCAGTCTTTATCAACTTTTCTTGGTATAGACAATTTTTGTCTTTCCTATTTTTCCATTGAATGAAAACGGAGCCTGATCGAAATAGTCTAAAGAAACGGGAGAATCTAAATCGGTTCCAATATCAAAAGTGGCATTTGACGTAAAATGAAGAGACATTGCTGTTGGAACCGTTCCCTGGTCAACTACTGCGCCATTTACTTTTAGTGTTACATTCATCGAACCGCCAATTTTATCAACGAGCTTCGATTCGACTTCGATTTTTACTTTACCTTTTGGTAATTTATCTTTTGATTTAACTTTAGTTCGCTGGACTTCAAACAAATTAAACTCGTAGTTTAAATAGCCATCTTTTACATAACAGGTAACACCACCCGAGAATCCTGCGAGTGCATACAAAACTCCGTTTGCATTTTCAGGAACTTCTACATCCATTGTTACGATACTGCTTACTTTTCCTAATTTTGGAGCCGCTGATTCTGGCATTCCTTTTATTGGCGTATCAAAAGTCCATTGTGTTAAAGGAGAAGAAGGCGCATCTTCTGGGTGATAAAGTGCGGTTGACCATAATCCGCCACCAATTGGAAGGTTTTTATTTTTGGCTGATTCTGTTAAAAATAAAGCTTTCATTTCTTCCAGCTTTTTAGGTTCTTTTGCAGCTAAATCAACTGCCTGCGACCAATCCTGATCCAAATTATATAACTGCCAAGTATCTGTTAATGGTGACCATTGTTTAATGCCTTTCGGGATTCCTCCTACCCAAGGTTCTCTTGGTCCTCTTGCACTTGCAAACCATCCGTCTTGATAGATACCACGACTTGCCATAATATCAAAAAACTGTGTATGACGTGTTCCTTTCGCTTTTGGATCAGTAAAAGTATAAACCATACTAACGCCGTCTAATTCGTCTTGTGGAAAACCATTTACTACTTTTGGAACAGGAATTTTGTCGATTTCAAATATAGTCGGCGCAATATCAATTACATGATGAAACTGTGGTCTTGGCGTTTTATCGTGTTTAATTCCTTTTTTCCATGAAATTGCCATTGGTTGGCGTGTTCCTCCAAAATAAGCGCCCTGCAATTTTGTTCCCTGATACGGCGTACTTGTTGCCCAAGCCCATCCGGCATTGAACATATTATCTGTTTTTGGTCCACCTAGGACATCTAAACCTCCTAATTCGTTTAAAGCGGCAATATGTTGTTCAATTTTTGTGGGAATTGCATTTTGGGCTAATTGTTCGCTGATTGTTCCATTTAAGCCTTCGGCAGACGAACCATTATCGCCCCAGATATAAATGATAATTGTATTGTCAAGTTCTCCCAGTTTTTCGATTTCGTCAATAACTCTTCCCGCATTAAAATCGGCATGTTCGGCAAAACCCGCCCATATTTCCATAAGACGTCGCTGAAAAGGTTTTTCTGCTTCTGGAATATTTGCCCATGATGTCATCGATTCTGCTCTTGGCGTAAGCAACGTATTCTGTGGAATCCATCCCAATTCTTTTTGACGTTTAAATACTCTTTCGCGGTAAGCGTCCCATCCGTCATTAAATTTGCCTTTGTATTTGTCTGCCCATTCTTTCATTACATGATGTGGGCCGTGAGCTGCTCCAGGTGCCCAATACACGAAAAAAGGCTTTTCTGGTGCGTATGCTTTTTGTTCGTTTAACCAAAGTATTGCATCATCAGCCAAATCTTCTGATAAATGGTAATAATTATGTCCACCAGACGTTTTCGGATGTTCCACATAAGTGGTATTTCGTACCAAAGTAGGTTCATATTGCGAAGCTTCTCCGGCAAGGAAACCATAAAAATATTCGAATCCGTAACCTGTTGGCCAATAATCGAATGGTCCTTTAGATGTAATTTGTTCTTCGGGCGTATTGTGCCATTTTCCAAATGCTGCGGTATTATAACCGTAATCTTTTAATATCTCAGCTATTGTTGCAGAACTCTTTGGAATTGTTCCGCTAAAACCATCAAAATCATTTGCAATAGCAGCAATTTGACCGTTGCCCACACGAGTATGATTACGTCCTGTAAGCAAAGAAGCACGCGTTGGCGAACACATGGCTGTTGAATGAAAACGATTATATGAAATTCCTGTATTGGCGACTTTGGACAATGTTGGCGTATTTATTTCTCCGCCATAGGTCGAAGGTGCACCTGGTCCAGCATCATCCATTAATATAATTAAAATATTAGGTGCGTCTGCCGAGAGATGTTTAGGCTCTGTTCTTTTTTTGTAACTGGATGTTTCAATTGTAACTCCTGCCTGAGATGCAGACGGAGCTGGAGGAAATGGTAAAACATCTTGTGCGTTTACAAAAAATGAGCTTAAAATAGTTATGCTCAAAAAGAAAATTACCTTATTATATTTTGCAGTTTTCATTACAGACAGTTTATTAATTGAGTTTATATTTTTCTTAATAAGCTACAATATGGATGCAAAAAAAAAAATTAAGATTTTAAATTCACAATAACTTTTTCTATACTGCCTTGAAATTTAAACGGAACTTCATAATCTCTTGTTACAGGCGTTCCAAAATCTTCACCAACATCTAAGGTTTCATCTGATGAAAATCTTTTGGGAACAGTTCTAGGAATATCTCCTTTTGCAACTTCCTTGCTATCAACCAATATGGTAACTTTAGCAGCTTTACCTCCGCCTCCGCCTGCATAGTCGAAATTCATTACAATGGTATGTTTACCAGCTGTTAAGGGAGTTGGAGATTGTATTGTCCATTTGTGATTTGGATAATGAGAAAAAGCGTATGAGAAAGTTGGTTTTCCTTTTAAAAGCATTAGTGCTGTTCCTCCAAAATAACCTCCTTGTGTGATTATCATTCCTTCGTCTCCTGATTTCACTTCAATATCTGCTTTTATACTGTAGGATGTATTTTTCATATTTGGAGCCATACCTTCCGTAATACGTGAAGATCCTTGATGATATATAAATTCGTTTCTTCCTTTATTAAAATTAGGTCTGTTTTCTGGATTTAATCTTTCAATATATCTATCATCTAACGGATAAACTTCGTATTTAGATGCTTCTTTATTGAATTCGTCCTGCAACTCTTTTAATTTCTTCGGATTTTTAGCCGCAATATCATTAGTTTGAGAAAAATCGGTATTTAGATCATATAGTTCCCATTTGTAATCATTTACAGGATCTTTTGATGCCGGATGATTTCCTTCCCATGGTAATATTTTGGGTGTAGTACTTGCAATCCAACCATCTTTATAAATAGCTCTGTTTCCTATAATTTCAAAATATTGAGTGGTATGTTTTTCTGGAGCTTTGGCACTATCAAAAGTATATTCAATACTTGTACCTGCCATAGGTTCTTGCACAAAACCGTCAACACTTTTGGGAACTGGAAGCGTAGCTGCTTCTAAAATTGTAGGCACTATATCTGTAATATGGGTAAACTGACTACGAATTTGTCCTGTTTGTTTGATTTTAGCAGGCCAAGAAATGACCATTCCTGTGCGGCTTCCGCCTAAATGCGAAGCAATTTTTTTATCCCATTGATATGGTGTATTCATAGCGTGTGCCCAGCTTTGCGAATAATGTTCTGCCATCCACGGGCCTCCAAAATTATCTATGTTTTTTAACATAAATTCTTCTGTGTCTACCTCTCCGTTTACCATAATTCCGATTTCGCTGGTAAGTCCATGACCAGTTGGATCTTCGGCACTAGCTCCGTTATCACCCATAATGTAAATTATCAAAGTATTATCAAGTTCTCCCATATCTTTTATGGATTGGATCACTCGTCCTATCTGATAGTCACTATAAGCTAATTGAGCTGCATAAACCTCCATTTCTCTTGCTACGATTTTTTTCATATTCGGGCTTAAAGCATCCCATTTTTGATATTCACTTGGCGTTGGTGCCAGTTTTGCATCTTTTGGTATGATTCCCATTGCTTTTTGCTTTTCAAAGGTCATTTGACGCTGTTTTTCAAAACCATAATCAAATTTGCCCTTAAACTTTTCGATCCAATCTTTGGGTGCCTGATGCGGAGCATGAGCAGTTCCAGGAGTGTAATAAACAAAGAAAGGTTTATTTGGCGATACTGATTTTTGAGTCTGAATCCAATTAATTGCCTTGTTGGCTAAATCTTTGTCTAAAATATAGTTTTCATCTACTTTTCCATCGACAATATAAGGATCTACAGGTTTTGTATTCTGCATAAGAGCAGGTCTAAACTGGTGTGCATCTGCTCCTAAAAAACCATAGAAATATTCAAATCCTAAACCCGTAGGCCATAAATTGAAAGGTCCTGCAGGGCTGGTCTGCCAATCTGGAACATTATGATTTTTACCAAACCATGAAGTTCCATAACCATTATCGGTCAGGATTTTTCCAATTGATGCCACACTTCTTGGTACTAAACTGTTATATCCAGGATATGGAGTTGAAAATTCCATAATAATACCTGTTGCTGCCGTATGATGATTTCTTCCAGTAATTAATGCTGCTCTTGAAGAAGAGCAAACTGCTGTAGTATGGAAACGGTTATACGTTAAACCATTTTTAGCTAAATTGTCAAAAACCGGAGTTGGTATTGGTCCTCCAAAAGTAGAAGTTGCACCATATCCAACATCATCAATCATAATTAGTAAAACATTTGGTGCTCCATCGGGAGCACTAATTTCTTTGGGCCATTCGATTGGATCAGAATCTTTAATTGTGGGTGCAATTTTTCCTGTTTTCTGGTAAGGTTCAATAGGCAACACTGTTCTGTCAGGCCATGCATTAGACTGTTGTGCATTAACTAAGTTTATTGAAATTAGAAAAACCAGTCTGATAAAGTATTTGCTTAGAGGTTTCATGTTTGTTTTATTTTAGAGAATAAAATTAAGTACGAAAAACGGAACTGAAGAAGATATACGATAGCAAACATGTTGCAAATTATAATTTGCAACATGTTTATGATTTACAGATAATAAATACTATTAAAATATAAAAAGGAAAATCCTTCTTTATCGAAGGGTTTTCCTTTTTTATGAAATCAAGCAATCTTTTAAAAATTACTATTCAGCACCTGGTTTCTTTAAACCGATGTCTTTCATTGGATATTTTTGATAAGTAGATAGGTGTGCTGCTATCAATTGCATAACACCTGGAATTCCCCATTCGAAATAACGGTGTCCCTGACTCAATTGTTCTTTTGGGTCTGCATAAATATTATAAACCCACGGACTCATTCCGATACTTTGAATAGTAGACTGATCTAGATTTCTTCTTGTAGCCGAAGTATTAAAAACATTCATATGTACTTTGTATTCCTGCCAGCGAATAGCCATAAATTTTGTTTCTGAATACATGAAAACCGCATTTCTATTTGATACTCCTTTATCAGACAAAAAAAATGATAATTGGTCTACTCCATCAATATAATTGGACGACGGAATTTTATCTAATACTCCTGCTGCTGAAAGAGACGTATTAAACATATCGCAAATATCAAATAATCCATCGCTTATGCGTCCCGGAGCAATCATGCCTTTCCAGTATGCGATTCCTGGTACTCTTACTCCGCCTTCCCAAGTTGTTCCTTTTCCTCCTCTAAACGGTGTGTAACCGCCATCTGGCCAAACATCTTCGTTAGGACCGTTATCTGAAGTAAGGAATACTAATGTATTTTCATCGATTTTTAAATCCTGTAAAAGTTTCATCAATCTTCCCACAATATCATCAACTTCTACAATGGCATCTTTGTATGGAATTGCAGCTGGACTTTTTCCTTTATAACCTTCAGATACGTAGTTATCGTTATGTACTTTCGAAAAAGAATGAATTAAATAAAATGGTTTATTTTCTTTTACCGAACGTTTGATAAAATCTTCACTGTAATTGGCAAAGACCTGATCTACTTTTGATAATTCCTCAATAGTCGAAATTGGCTGTACAACCTTATTTTCTTCTCCTTTTTTGCCAGTTAGAATATTTTGATTTACCATTTTTTTAACCGCATTTAATCGGTCTGGTTTATTAATTAAATCTGGATAAATCCACTCGTTTACCAACTGCGCATATTCTGACTGAACAGAACCAAATCCAAGCCATTCATCATAACCAACTTCATTAGGAAGACTTCCTTTGCTTTCTCCTAAATGCCATTTTCCAGAAATAGCCGATTTATAACCATTTTGAGAAAGTATTTTTGCCGTTGTATTTTCAGAAGCCCACGGATTTACTTTAGGATTTTCTCCTGTCAAAGTTGGTCTTGTTAAACCTGATCTTGCTGGAATTCTTCCTGTCATAATAGCAGCGCGACTTGGTGTACAAGTTGGCTGTGCATAAGTCGAAGTCAATTGAAGTCCGTCGTGAGCTAATTTATCCATGTTTGGCGTTGGTGCGCCGATTGCTACACCTCCACCATAAACACCAATATCTCCATAACCCATATCATCAATAAGAATTATCAGAATATTAGGTTTCTTTTTCAATTTGCTCATTTTATCCTTCATCTCTTTATCCTGATCTGGATGTGGAATTGCCGGTTCTAGATAATCTTTTACCTTAACGGTTGGGTTAAAATAATTTTGCTGTGCGCTGATTTCAGTAGCAAAAGCTAAAACAATGAATAAAACAATGTAATTTCTCATAATTCTTTATTTATCATAATATTTTTATTTATAATTCCCCATTTACAATTAATAATTATTTCAAGTCAATATTCACTTTATCAATTATTCCCGTAAACTTGAATGGAGGTTTATACGATTTTGCGACAGGAGATCCTGAATCTTCACCAATTCCGAACGTATCAATTCCGAAACGGGCTGCAACTGTTTTATCGATTCGTCCTTCGCCAACTAATTTATCGTTGATATAAAGTTTACCAATTCCTCCTTTTCCTGTTCCTCCGCCATCATAAGTAAAATCAAATCGTACGGTACTTTTTCCAATCGGAAGGGATTCTTTTGAGGTGATTACGTAACGCGCATCATCAAAATAATTATAATGATAAACGAGTTTTCCATTTTGAACATACAAAGCAAATCCCGCCGAACTTCCGCCAGATGCCACAATAATACCGCTGTCTGACTTCGATTTCAGTTCAACTTCAGCTGTAATACTATGTGATTTATTTTTGGTATTTGGTGATGCTGTTTCAGCCAGTCTTGTTGCTCCTGCGTAAAAAGTAAAATGTTTTCGTTTAGGATCTGAAGGCGTAGGTTTTGGCGAAATTAATCTTCCTGTACCTCTATCATCCAAAGGATAAACATTGTATTTTTTCGCTTCTTCATCAAAAATGGCTTTCAATTCTTTTACTTTTTCAGGATATTTTTTAGCCAAATCAACAGATTCACTATAATCTTCGTCAATATTATAAAGTTCCCATTTATCTTTATCCCAATTTCCTGGTGCATAATCCTGTCTCCAAGGGAAAGTATGTTGAGTTGCCGCTACCCAACCATTATCATAAATAGCGCGGTTGCTGAAAACCTCAAAATATTGTCTGGTTCTAACTGGTTTCGCATTTTTATCTGTAAAAGTCGATAAGAAAGAAACCCCGTCCATAGGTTTTTGCTCTACACCGTCAACCGTTTTTGGCGCTGGCAAATGAGAAGCATCAAGAACCGTAGGAAGCACATCTATTAAATGCACAAACTGGCTACGCATTCCGCCTTTGTCTTTTATAACTTTTGGCCAGCTTACAACCATTGGATTTCGGCTTCCGCCAAAGTGAGATGCTACTTGTTTTACCCACTGGAAAGGAGCATTTCCTGCCCAAGCCCAGCCTACAGGATAATGCGGTTCTGTATCTGGATCTCCAATTTGATCAATATGTTTCATGTTATCTGCCAAAGGAGTAGCGATTCCACTTAATGCTTTTACTTCATTAATTGTTCCGTCCATTCCTCCTTCAGAACTTGCACCGTTATCTCCAACAATATAAAATATCAAAGTATTATCCGCATCTGGAAGTTTACTGATTGCCTCTAAAAGTCGTCCCGTTTCATGATCTGCAAACGAAAGATAGCCTGCATAATTTTCCATTAATTTTGCAAAAAGTTTTTTCTGATCTGCCGAAAGCTTATCCCAAGGCGTAACCCAGTCTGGTCTTGGAGTAAGTTTTGTTCCTTTTGGAATAATTCCCATTTTTAACTGACGCTCGTAAGTTTCTTGTCTTACCGCATCCCAGCCTTTATCAAACTGACCTTTAAATTTATCACGCCATTCTTTTGGTGCGTGATGCGGCGCGTGTGCTGCTCCCGGAGCAAAATACATCATAACCGGTTTTTGAGGTGCAACAGATTTACTGTATTCCAGCCAATTGATTGCTCTATCTGTCATATCCGTCATAAAATGATAACCTTGTTCTGGAGATTTATCTGGTTCTACAGCTTTGGTATTTTCAAAAAGAACTGGATAATACTGATGTGTTTCTCCACCAATAAATCCATAGAAATAATCGAAGCCTAAACCTGTCGGCCAACGGTCAAATGGTCCCGTAATACTGCTTTCCCAATCTGGGGTATTATGATTTTTACCAAACCAGCTGGTGCTATATCCATTTCCTTTTAAAATTCTTCCTGAGGTTGCAGTTGTTTTAGGAATCATACAATTGTAACTCGGATATCCTGTCGCCCATTCGGCTAAGAAACCTGAACCCGCATTATGATGATTTCTTCCTGTCAGCAAAGCAGCACGTGAAGGTCCGCAGATTGCAGTTGTGTGAAAGCGGTTGTATTTTAAACCATTTGCGGCAAGCTTATCCAATTCTGGCGTAGGAACAGGGCCTCCAAAAGTGCTTACTTGACCGAAACCAACATCATCTAAAAGAATAATTATGACATTTGGCGCTCCCTGCGGAGGTGTAACCAATTTTGGCCATTCTTCTTTTGAATCTTTATAGGTTTCTCCAATTTTACCGCCAAAAGGAGGTTCAGGTATTGGAAGTGTTGTACGGTCTAATTCTCCGGAATCCGTTTTTTCTGTTACAGAATCTGTTTTCTGAGATTGATTGCAGCTGAAAAGAAATACAGCTAAAATTAAGAGCAGTTTTGGACTAATAAGAGACTTCATATTTCTAAGATTTTGTGATAAGCACTAAATTACAAACATGCGTATTACAAAATCTTTTAATGATGTTGCAGATTATAATTTGAAACAAAGTTTTCTAAAATTTCAAACTCTATTTGGACAGTCAAGCCTTTTTCTTATTACAAAAAAAGCCTTTACAAATTTGTAAAGGCTTTGATTTCATATTGAGGAATCCTAACTAAAATAGTACATCTGAACTATGATGAAAAGTAAAAGAATACTTTAGCATTTGAGTGAACTCGATCGAAAATCTGAAACACTTGAAATAAAATCCAATGGTTCCATATAATTAAGATTTTTTGTAATTTTTCCGTTCTTAATAACGTACGGATGTGTAAGCAAAATATCTCTAAGAGCACTTTGACTAAAACTACTAACATCGTACATACAAATCAGCGAACAAGAATGTTTTGGAGTTAGAAAATTAAGGCTTGCCTCGTATTCAAGAAGTTCATCAGTACCAGGCAGGTTTTTTAGCGCCCATACCATATCTCCGCAAGCTCTAACGCTATCATAACCGCCTCTTTCTGCAGATAATAAAGTCTTTTCGAGCATATTATACATCTTTTCTGCGGCAAACTCACCATCCTTTATATAGGTGTCTTCAGAAGCAAGAACTTCCAATTGACCAGTAGACAGTTTTTCTGCAATGGATATACCATTTTCTGCTAGACAGCGACAATGTTCACCATGACGATTTCCTTCTAGTATATTAATAACTTTATCATTTGCATTTAAACCTTCCAAAATATAAGGAATAATTACCTCATATTGCTGTTCTCTGGAATCAAAAAAACCGCAAATGTGCATTGGAGCCGATAATGATTCTCCACATACTGAAAATGGCTTCTGTTTATTCATACATCAAATATATGCAATTAATTGTCTTTAACACACTTTCTATAAGCTAAAGTTTTATCTCCAGCCTAATTCTGGAGCAACATACTTTAGTATAGCCGACAAAATATGTACATTATAATCGACTCCTAAAGTATTTGGTATTGTAAGCAATAGCGTATCTGCTTCTTGAATTGCTTCGTCCTGCGCTAGTTCAGCTATTAGCTTGTCTGGTTCAGCAGCATAACTTTTTCCAAAAATTGCCCGTTTGTCACTTTCGATATAACCAAAACTATCCGCTCCTTTACCTTGATTTCCAAAATAATATTTGTCTTGATCGTTGACCAAAGCAAAAATAGAACGGCTAACTGAAACTCTTGGTTCACGATCATGTCCCGCTTTTTTCCATGCTTCTTTATATAATCTGATTTGTTCCGCTTGCTGAATATG from Flavobacterium sp. YJ01 carries:
- a CDS encoding arylsulfatase; the encoded protein is MKEYYNLQQSINLIFNCSFKKNSFIIFLMFVLILGNNIKIHAQDVLPFAPVPSASVANETLAESTHKRRVQPDHLPKDAPNIIIILMDDLGFGTPSTFGGGVNTPTLTKVFKEGIAYNEFHTTSICSPSRAALLTGRNHTHVGNGTIAERAVDWDGYTGIIPKEAATVAEVLKNYGYSTSAFGKWHNTPANQTTVAGPFDYWPVNYGFQHFYGFLARETSQYEPRLINDFTPVEPPKDEKYHLTTDLADHAIEWMNQHKSYAADKPFLLYFAPGAGHAPHHIFKGWADKYKGKFDDGWDAYREKVFKRQKELGWIPKSAMLTARDKTMASWESIPKSERAFQIRMMEVFAGYVEHADHEVGRVLDALEANGQKDNTIVFFIWGDNGSSAEGQNGSISELLAQNGVSNTIQQQLEALDKLGGLDAIGGLLLENNYHAAWAWAGNTPFKHTKLVASHFGGTQNAMVVRWPKMIKPDSTPRSQFHHINDVVPTIYDILNIKAPKVVNGFEQMPLDGVSFKYTFNDAKAKEVSKVQFFDNNGSRGVYKDGWYACTFGPLYPWIPAQKGLAEWDSTKDVWELYNIKEDYTQYYDLASKNPQKLKELQEVFNQEAKKNKDYPIGAGIWLRIHPEDVIKAPYTSWTFDETTKRMPEFSAPGLGKKSNKVVADVEVKENASGVLYALGGSGGGVTLFMDNGKLVYEYNMLIIERYYVESSAKIPVGKHKIEVLTTIAKPGAPAEIVISVDGKEYAKGEVKRTVPVAFTASETFDVGKDLGGPVSIRYYKKAPFKFEGKINSVKVDLL
- a CDS encoding arylsulfatase — its product is MRNYIVLFIVLAFATEISAQQNYFNPTVKVKDYLEPAIPHPDQDKEMKDKMSKLKKKPNILIILIDDMGYGDIGVYGGGVAIGAPTPNMDKLAHDGLQLTSTYAQPTCTPSRAAIMTGRIPARSGLTRPTLTGENPKVNPWASENTTAKILSQNGYKSAISGKWHLGESKGSLPNEVGYDEWLGFGSVQSEYAQLVNEWIYPDLINKPDRLNAVKKMVNQNILTGKKGEENKVVQPISTIEELSKVDQVFANYSEDFIKRSVKENKPFYLIHSFSKVHNDNYVSEGYKGKSPAAIPYKDAIVEVDDIVGRLMKLLQDLKIDENTLVFLTSDNGPNEDVWPDGGYTPFRGGKGTTWEGGVRVPGIAYWKGMIAPGRISDGLFDICDMFNTSLSAAGVLDKIPSSNYIDGVDQLSFFLSDKGVSNRNAVFMYSETKFMAIRWQEYKVHMNVFNTSATRRNLDQSTIQSIGMSPWVYNIYADPKEQLSQGHRYFEWGIPGVMQLIAAHLSTYQKYPMKDIGLKKPGAE
- a CDS encoding arylsulfatase produces the protein MKSLISPKLLLILAVFLFSCNQSQKTDSVTEKTDSGELDRTTLPIPEPPFGGKIGETYKDSKEEWPKLVTPPQGAPNVIIILLDDVGFGQVSTFGGPVPTPELDKLAANGLKYNRFHTTAICGPSRAALLTGRNHHNAGSGFLAEWATGYPSYNCMIPKTTATSGRILKGNGYSTSWFGKNHNTPDWESSITGPFDRWPTGLGFDYFYGFIGGETHQYYPVLFENTKAVEPDKSPEQGYHFMTDMTDRAINWLEYSKSVAPQKPVMMYFAPGAAHAPHHAPKEWRDKFKGQFDKGWDAVRQETYERQLKMGIIPKGTKLTPRPDWVTPWDKLSADQKKLFAKLMENYAGYLSFADHETGRLLEAISKLPDADNTLIFYIVGDNGASSEGGMDGTINEVKALSGIATPLADNMKHIDQIGDPDTEPHYPVGWAWAGNAPFQWVKQVASHFGGSRNPMVVSWPKVIKDKGGMRSQFVHLIDVLPTVLDASHLPAPKTVDGVEQKPMDGVSFLSTFTDKNAKPVRTRQYFEVFSNRAIYDNGWVAATQHTFPWRQDYAPGNWDKDKWELYNIDEDYSESVDLAKKYPEKVKELKAIFDEEAKKYNVYPLDDRGTGRLISPKPTPSDPKRKHFTFYAGATRLAETASPNTKNKSHSITAEVELKSKSDSGIIVASGGSSAGFALYVQNGKLVYHYNYFDDARYVITSKESLPIGKSTVRFDFTYDGGGTGKGGIGKLYINDKLVGEGRIDKTVAARFGIDTFGIGEDSGSPVAKSYKPPFKFTGIIDKVNIDLK
- a CDS encoding arylsulfatase, which encodes MKTAKYNKVIFFLSITILSSFFVNAQDVLPFPPAPSASQAGVTIETSSYKKRTEPKHLSADAPNILIILMDDAGPGAPSTYGGEINTPTLSKVANTGISYNRFHSTAMCSPTRASLLTGRNHTRVGNGQIAAIANDFDGFSGTIPKSSATIAEILKDYGYNTAAFGKWHNTPEEQITSKGPFDYWPTGYGFEYFYGFLAGEASQYEPTLVRNTTYVEHPKTSGGHNYYHLSEDLADDAILWLNEQKAYAPEKPFFVYWAPGAAHGPHHVMKEWADKYKGKFNDGWDAYRERVFKRQKELGWIPQNTLLTPRAESMTSWANIPEAEKPFQRRLMEIWAGFAEHADFNAGRVIDEIEKLGELDNTIIIYIWGDNGSSAEGLNGTISEQLAQNAIPTKIEQHIAALNELGGLDVLGGPKTDNMFNAGWAWATSTPYQGTKLQGAYFGGTRQPMAISWKKGIKHDKTPRPQFHHVIDIAPTIFEIDKIPVPKVVNGFPQDELDGVSMVYTFTDPKAKGTRHTQFFDIMASRGIYQDGWFASARGPREPWVGGIPKGIKQWSPLTDTWQLYNLDQDWSQAVDLAAKEPKKLEEMKALFLTESAKNKNLPIGGGLWSTALYHPEDAPSSPLTQWTFDTPIKGMPESAAPKLGKVSSIVTMDVEVPENANGVLYALAGFSGGVTCYVKDGYLNYEFNLFEVQRTKVKSKDKLPKGKVKIEVESKLVDKIGGSMNVTLKVNGAVVDQGTVPTAMSLHFTSNATFDIGTDLDSPVSLDYFDQAPFSFNGKIGKTKIVYTKKS
- a CDS encoding arylsulfatase — translated: MKPLSKYFIRLVFLISINLVNAQQSNAWPDRTVLPIEPYQKTGKIAPTIKDSDPIEWPKEISAPDGAPNVLLIMIDDVGYGATSTFGGPIPTPVFDNLAKNGLTYNRFHTTAVCSSSRAALITGRNHHTAATGIIMEFSTPYPGYNSLVPRSVASIGKILTDNGYGTSWFGKNHNVPDWQTSPAGPFNLWPTGLGFEYFYGFLGADAHQFRPALMQNTKPVDPYIVDGKVDENYILDKDLANKAINWIQTQKSVSPNKPFFVYYTPGTAHAPHQAPKDWIEKFKGKFDYGFEKQRQMTFEKQKAMGIIPKDAKLAPTPSEYQKWDALSPNMKKIVAREMEVYAAQLAYSDYQIGRVIQSIKDMGELDNTLIIYIMGDNGASAEDPTGHGLTSEIGIMVNGEVDTEEFMLKNIDNFGGPWMAEHYSQSWAHAMNTPYQWDKKIASHLGGSRTGMVISWPAKIKQTGQIRSQFTHITDIVPTILEAATLPVPKSVDGFVQEPMAGTSIEYTFDSAKAPEKHTTQYFEIIGNRAIYKDGWIASTTPKILPWEGNHPASKDPVNDYKWELYDLNTDFSQTNDIAAKNPKKLKELQDEFNKEASKYEVYPLDDRYIERLNPENRPNFNKGRNEFIYHQGSSRITEGMAPNMKNTSYSIKADIEVKSGDEGMIITQGGYFGGTALMLLKGKPTFSYAFSHYPNHKWTIQSPTPLTAGKHTIVMNFDYAGGGGGKAAKVTILVDSKEVAKGDIPRTVPKRFSSDETLDVGEDFGTPVTRDYEVPFKFQGSIEKVIVNLKS